The Betta splendens chromosome 4, fBetSpl5.4, whole genome shotgun sequence genome contains a region encoding:
- the LOC114853496 gene encoding hydroxysteroid 11-beta-dehydrogenase 1-like protein: MRTSAKVVLVSVCVVYAAVRWSGPSFDAESLRGARVLVTGASSGIGEQMAYHYSRFGAQIVITARREKVLQQVVEKCLSLGAQKAVYVAADMADEAQPEKVVDFALEKLGGLDYLVLNHIGPSPFSMWDGDVEHMRWLMKANFFSYVQMAWRALSALEQSKGAVVVVSSLLGRMATPYTAPYTATKFALNGFFGVLHHELSMKKSNVSISICTLGLIDTDSAMEKVRGVVDVPAYPATDAALNIIITGATRQQELYYPWFTYNVNLIKDWFPSVTNFFIQNSYKYKP, translated from the exons AATCTCTGAGAGGAGCCAGGGTGCTGGTGACTGGGGCCAGTTCTGGGATCGGTGAACAAATGGCGTATCATTACTCCCGCTTTGGAGCCCAGATAGTTATTACAGCGAGGAGAGAgaaggtgctgcagcag GTGGTAGAGAAGTGCCTGAGTCTGGGAGCCCAGAAAGCTGTGTACGTAGCAGCAGACATGGCCGATGAGGCGCAGCCTGAGAAAGTGGTGGACTTTGCTCTGGAGAAGCTTGGAGGTCTGGATTACCTGGTCCTCAACCACATTGGCCCGAGCCCCTTCAGCATGTGGGACGGAGACGTAGAGCACATGAGGTGGCTGATGAAG GCCAACTTCTTCAGCTACGTTCAGATGGCTTGGAGAGCGTTgagtgcccttgagcaaagcaAAGGAGCAGTGGTGGTGGTTTCATCACTTCTGG GTAGAATGGCCACCCCTTACACAGCTCCGTACACCGCAACTAAGTTTGCCTTGAATGGTTTCTTTGGGGTCCTTCACCATGAGCTCTCTATGAAGAAGAGCAATGTGTCCATCTCTATATGTACGCTGGGCCTCATTGACACTGACTCAGCTATGGAGAAAGTCAG GGGAGTCGTTGATGTCCCAGCTTATCCTGCCACAGACGCAGCCTTGAACATCATCATTACAGGAGCCACAAGGCAGCAGGAACTCTACTACCCCTGGTTCACCTACAATGTAAACCTAATCAAAGACTGGTTTCCCTCTGTCACAAACTTTTTCATCCAGAACAGCTACAAATACAAACCATGA
- the rgmd gene encoding RGM domain family, member D isoform X1 yields MTALGKETNSCVISRSRRVHEQQSRISILTEWIGMGRSGPQITAKRQLWDCVTLTMVLLSLLFRPAHCQQCRIQRCNAEYVASTSPSSGLQDDVALDVDYCIALRAYALCTRKQARSCRGDLVYHSAVFRIKELFSQHNCSSDGPTSSAKVPSTSRPAVLELCDYESRVLVSGSAGQQKKYAHCGLFGDPHLRTFRDEFQTCKVEGAWPLIDNRFLSVQVTNVPVVLGSSATATSKITVIFKSYHGCTDQKVYQATTEDLPSAFQDGTRSGGESGSLSIVERGGSGVGRQVKIQARYIGTSIIIRRVGSYLTFAIRMPEDTLDFSEDNGGLQLCLHGCPRNELIKEHTLSRQSQPRLQGTNTELGPLRPPHQVYTVERATAKCRETLQVEDVYFQSCVFDLLTTGDPEFSMAAFGALEDLKALPPSKLKQSSPRTPRPHSGGLSHTSVAAAARNSLLPLLLLILLLL; encoded by the exons ATGACAGCGCTTGGGAAGGAGACGAATTCTTGTGTGATTTCCCGCAGCCGCCGCGTCCATGAGCAGCAGTCGAGGATCTCCATTCTAACTGAATGGATTGGCATGGGGAGAAGCGGACCTCAAATCACGGCTAAGCGGCAGCTGTGGGACTGTGTGACGCTGACGATGGTCTTGCTTTCGCTGCTCTTTCGACCAG CTCACTGCCAGCAGTGTCGAATCCAGCGCTGCAATGCAGAGTACGTGGCCTCTACCTCGCCGTCGAGCGGCCTGCAGGACGACGTGGCTCTAGACGTGGACTACTGCATCGCGCTCCGGGCCTACGCCCTGTGCACCCGAAAGCAGGCGCGCAGCTGCAGGGGGGACCTGGTCTACCACTCGGCCGTCTTCCGCATCAAGGAGTTATTCTCTCAGCACAACTGCTCCAGCGACGGGCCCACCTCCTCCGCCAAGGTGCCCAGCACGTCCCGGCCCGCAGTGCTGGAGCTGTGCGACTATGAGAGCCGGGTGCTGGTGTCGGGCTCGGCGGGCCAGCAGAAGAAATACGCCCACTGTGGATTATTCGGGGACCCGCACCTACGGACTTTCCGGGACGAGTTTCAGACCTGCAAGgtggagggggcgtggcctctCATCGACAACCGCTTCCTGTCGGTGCAGGTGACCAACGTGCCCGTTGTCCTCGGCTCCAGCGCCACGGCAACTAGCAAG aTCACAGTGATCTTCAAGTCCTACCACGGCTGTACGGACCAGAAGGTCTATCAAGCCACTACCGAGGACCTGCCCTCAGCTTTCCAGGACGGGACGCGCAGCGGCGGCGAGAGCGGCAGCCTCAGCATCGTGGAGCGCGGCGGCTCCGGGGTGGGCCGGCAGGTGAAGATCCAGGCCCGCTACATCGGCACCTCCATCATCATCCGGCGCGTGGGCAGCTACCTGACCTTCGCCATCCGCATGCCCGAGGACACCCTGGACTTCTCTGAGGACAACGGcggcctgcagctctgcctgcacGGCTGCCCGCGGAACGAGCTCATCAAAGAGCACACGCTGAGCCGCCAGAGCCAGCCGCGCCTGCAGGGCACCAACACGGAGCTGGGCCCTCTGAGGCCCCCCCACCAGGTTTACACGGTGGAGCGGGCCACGGCCAAGTGTAGGGAGactctgcaggtggaggacgTGTACTTCCAGTCGTGCGTGTTTGACTTGCTGACCACAGGGGACCCCGAGTTCTCCATGGCGGCCTTCGGCGCCCTGGAGGATCTAAAGGCCCTGCCGCCCAGTAAACTGAAGCAGAGCTCCCCGAGGACTCCTCGTCCTCACAGCGGAGGGCTGTCGCACACATCGGTCGCAGCAGCGGCCAGGAACTCCCTTCTCCCGCTCCTACTcctcattctgctgcttttgtaa
- the LOC114853497 gene encoding hydroxysteroid 11-beta-dehydrogenase 1-like protein codes for MRTSAKVLLVSVCVVYAAVRWSGPSFDAESLRGARVLVTGASTGIGEQMAYHYSRFGAQIVITARREKVLQQVVEKCLSLGAQKAVYVAADMADEAQPEKVVDFALEKLGGLDYLVLNHIGSTTFSMWDGDVEHMRWLMKANFFSYVQMAWRALSALEQSKGAVVVVSSLLGRIPTPFMAPYTTSKFALDGFFGVLHHELSMKKSNVSISICTLGLIDTESAMEKVRGVLDAPAYPATDAALNIITAGATRQQELFYPWFTYSLHLFNDCFPSVMNRVIQNIYKYKP; via the exons ATGAGAACTTCAGCTAAAGTTCTGCTGGTGAGCGTGTGCGTCGTCTACGCAGCCGTCAGGTGGAGCGGACCCAGCTTCGACGCAG AATCTCTGAGAGGAGCCAGGGTGCTGGTGACTGGGGCCAGTACTGGGATCGGTGAACAAATGGCGTATCATTACTCCCGCTTTGGAGCCCAGATAGTTATTACAGCGAGGAGAGAgaaggtgctgcagcag GTGGTAGAGAAGTGCCTGAGTCTGGGAGCCCAGAAAGCTGTGTACGTAGCAGCAGACATGGCCGATGAGGCGCAGCCTGAGAAAGTGGTGGACTTTGCTCTGGAGAAGCTTGGAGGTCTGGATTACCTGGTCCTCAACCACATTGGCTCGACCACCTTCAGCATGTGGGACGGAGACGTAGAGCACATGAGGTGGCTGATGAAG GCCAACTTCTTCAGCTACGTTCAGATGGCTTGGAGAGCGTTgagtgcccttgagcaaagcaAAGGAGCAGTGGTGGTGGTTTCATCACTTCTGG GTAGAATTCCGACTCCCTTCATGGCTCCGTACACCACATCTAAGTTTGCCCTAGACGGTTTCTTTGGGGTCCTTCACCATGAGCTGTCCATGAAGAAGAGCAATGTGTCCATCTCTATATGTACGCTGGGCCTCATTGACACTGAGTCAGCTATGGAGAAAGTCAG GGGGGTCCTTGATGCACCAGCTTATCCTGCCACAGACGCAGCCTTGAACATCATCACTGCAGGAGCCACGAGGCAGCAGGAGCTCTTCTACCCCTGGTTCACCTACAGTCTTCACCTATTCAATGACTGCTTTCCCTCTGTCATGAACCGCGTCATCCAGAACATCTACAAATACAAACCATGA
- the rgmd gene encoding RGM domain family, member D isoform X2 — translation MVPADCKDKPCNSRRVHEQQSRISILTEWIGMGRSGPQITAKRQLWDCVTLTMVLLSLLFRPAHCQQCRIQRCNAEYVASTSPSSGLQDDVALDVDYCIALRAYALCTRKQARSCRGDLVYHSAVFRIKELFSQHNCSSDGPTSSAKVPSTSRPAVLELCDYESRVLVSGSAGQQKKYAHCGLFGDPHLRTFRDEFQTCKVEGAWPLIDNRFLSVQVTNVPVVLGSSATATSKITVIFKSYHGCTDQKVYQATTEDLPSAFQDGTRSGGESGSLSIVERGGSGVGRQVKIQARYIGTSIIIRRVGSYLTFAIRMPEDTLDFSEDNGGLQLCLHGCPRNELIKEHTLSRQSQPRLQGTNTELGPLRPPHQVYTVERATAKCRETLQVEDVYFQSCVFDLLTTGDPEFSMAAFGALEDLKALPPSKLKQSSPRTPRPHSGGLSHTSVAAAARNSLLPLLLLILLLL, via the exons ATGGTGCCAGCTGATTGTAAAGACAAACCCTGCAACAG CCGCCGCGTCCATGAGCAGCAGTCGAGGATCTCCATTCTAACTGAATGGATTGGCATGGGGAGAAGCGGACCTCAAATCACGGCTAAGCGGCAGCTGTGGGACTGTGTGACGCTGACGATGGTCTTGCTTTCGCTGCTCTTTCGACCAG CTCACTGCCAGCAGTGTCGAATCCAGCGCTGCAATGCAGAGTACGTGGCCTCTACCTCGCCGTCGAGCGGCCTGCAGGACGACGTGGCTCTAGACGTGGACTACTGCATCGCGCTCCGGGCCTACGCCCTGTGCACCCGAAAGCAGGCGCGCAGCTGCAGGGGGGACCTGGTCTACCACTCGGCCGTCTTCCGCATCAAGGAGTTATTCTCTCAGCACAACTGCTCCAGCGACGGGCCCACCTCCTCCGCCAAGGTGCCCAGCACGTCCCGGCCCGCAGTGCTGGAGCTGTGCGACTATGAGAGCCGGGTGCTGGTGTCGGGCTCGGCGGGCCAGCAGAAGAAATACGCCCACTGTGGATTATTCGGGGACCCGCACCTACGGACTTTCCGGGACGAGTTTCAGACCTGCAAGgtggagggggcgtggcctctCATCGACAACCGCTTCCTGTCGGTGCAGGTGACCAACGTGCCCGTTGTCCTCGGCTCCAGCGCCACGGCAACTAGCAAG aTCACAGTGATCTTCAAGTCCTACCACGGCTGTACGGACCAGAAGGTCTATCAAGCCACTACCGAGGACCTGCCCTCAGCTTTCCAGGACGGGACGCGCAGCGGCGGCGAGAGCGGCAGCCTCAGCATCGTGGAGCGCGGCGGCTCCGGGGTGGGCCGGCAGGTGAAGATCCAGGCCCGCTACATCGGCACCTCCATCATCATCCGGCGCGTGGGCAGCTACCTGACCTTCGCCATCCGCATGCCCGAGGACACCCTGGACTTCTCTGAGGACAACGGcggcctgcagctctgcctgcacGGCTGCCCGCGGAACGAGCTCATCAAAGAGCACACGCTGAGCCGCCAGAGCCAGCCGCGCCTGCAGGGCACCAACACGGAGCTGGGCCCTCTGAGGCCCCCCCACCAGGTTTACACGGTGGAGCGGGCCACGGCCAAGTGTAGGGAGactctgcaggtggaggacgTGTACTTCCAGTCGTGCGTGTTTGACTTGCTGACCACAGGGGACCCCGAGTTCTCCATGGCGGCCTTCGGCGCCCTGGAGGATCTAAAGGCCCTGCCGCCCAGTAAACTGAAGCAGAGCTCCCCGAGGACTCCTCGTCCTCACAGCGGAGGGCTGTCGCACACATCGGTCGCAGCAGCGGCCAGGAACTCCCTTCTCCCGCTCCTACTcctcattctgctgcttttgtaa